The Pseudomonadota bacterium genomic interval ATCTAACCTGCTTTTTCTCCAAAGAAAAGGAGGAAGAAAATGACCCAGACAAATGTAGTAGAGAACGGACCAGACAGTAACAGATTCGAAACAGCACAGCACAACCATCATACACGAACCCCCATCAACCGCATCCTCGTGAGGCTTTCTCAACTGGAACTCCCCGAAAAGGAGCACTTCGAGAACTATCTGCGGTACAAGTGGCGTGCAAACCACAAGCCGAGGACCATCGATAGCTCCTTCACATCCATCACGCTCTTCCTCGACTTTTATGGGAAGTCGGGTAAGACAGAGCTGAGGCAGATCGAGCGTTCCGATCTCGAAGCCTTTATTGAACACGAGCAGGACCGGGGCATGCATATTTCTACAGTAAAGACGAGACTCGCCTGCATCGTTGCCTTTCTCCACTTCCTCATCGAACAGGATCTTATCCCGGGGACCGTCTTCAAGAAACGGATCAGGCTGAAGCTTCCCGACACACTCCCCCGCGCCATAAACCCCCAGGATGTGAAGAGACTTATCTCCATCATCGACCACACCCGGGACCGGGCACTTATCTTTCTCCTCTTGCGGACAGGCATAAGGATTGGTGAGGCATTGGGACTTACGATGAATGACGTCGACTTAAAGGACAGAAAAGTTAATCTGTTCCAGGGAGAAAAGAACGACATGGGGAGGGTGGTCTACCTGAGCAATGATGCAGTCTTCTGTTTGAAACACTGGTTTAAATGGAGAGACCAGGAGAAGAGATTTGTCTTTTATGGCAAGGGCGATACC includes:
- a CDS encoding tyrosine-type recombinase/integrase → MDSSFTSITLFLDFYGKSGKTELRQIERSDLEAFIEHEQDRGMHISTVKTRLACIVAFLHFLIEQDLIPGTVFKKRIRLKLPDTLPRAINPQDVKRLISIIDHTRDRALIFLLLRTGIRIGEALGLTMNDVDLKDRKVNLFQGEKNDMGRVVYLSNDAVFCLKHWFKWRDQEKRFVFYGKGDTPICYSTARTRFVKYLKEAGLDKKGYTVHALRHTYASELLNAGMRLEVLQHLLGHQDIEMTRRYARLTDRTREEEYFRAMAIIEKGEIDGNY